The segment TCAGTGTTCAAACCCATCCTAAGGGTGCCCCATTCAAGCGCAGCCTAGGCGGGGTATTTCTCTTCGCAGCCGGACTGCTAGACGCGCCTCATGGCTGTCGGCGTCGCCGGACCAGTAGATATCCGACGCTGAGGATAAGCAGTCCCGGCAGGCCGCTGACCACCGTTACTCGGGATTGCGGAGTCCACCAGGTGGAGGCGATCGCAATCACAATTCCCACGAACCCAATGATGGACATCGCAGCACCACCCGGCGCTCGCATGGGGAGCGCCGCGACCTGCGTACGCGGGAGCCGCCGGCGGAACGACACGTGCGCCAGCAGTGAGATGCACCACGCCAGCATGCCCCCAAATAGCGATCCCTCGATGATGTAGAGATAAGCGCGCTCTGGCGCGTATTGGGCTGCCAGCATGGCAACCAGAATTCCGATGCCGGATAGCAGCAGAGCCGCTCGCGGCTCACCCGCGGCGCTTAGCCTGCCCAGTTGTGGGGGAGCGTAGCCGCTTCTCGCTAGCGAAAAAAGCATTCTCGCGGCGACGTAGAGGCTGGCGTTGGCGCCGGACAGAGCCGCCGTGAGCACCACGAAATTCATCACTTGTGAAACCGCTGGAAGTCGAGCCACCTGGAAGACGGTCACAAACGGGCTTTGACTTACGCCAGCTTGTTGCCACGGCATCACACCGACCAACACCACGGTGGCGCCGACGTATACGAACGTCAGGAGAGCGAATGCCAACCTGGTAGCGCGCGGAATCTCCGACTGCGCGCGCGCCTCGCCCGAAGAGACCGCCAGAAATTCGATTCCGAGAAAGCTGAAAAGGGCAAACGAGATTGCTAACAGGGGTGAAGCCGGCCCATGAGGCAGGAACCCACCACCCTCAGCACGGTACTGCGGGGCCACCTTCCCAGTCAGCAGCAGGCTGGCGCCGAGCAGCACAAAAATCACGATCGTGATGACCTTGATCATCGAGAACCAGTACTCGATGCGGCCATAATCGTGCACCGGACGAAGATTGACTACGAGCAGACCGATGGCGAAGACCGCCACCATCAGGACGGTGGGAAGGGCTGGAAACCAGAAATGTGTGTAAGTGGCAGCCGCAACCAGCTCTGAGCCAATGGCAACGACCAGCGACAGCCAGTATCCATAACGCACGACAAATCCAGCCCAGTTGTTCAGGTAGAGATCGGCATACACTCCGAACGATCCCGCCGCCGGATGTACACTGGCCATCTCGCCTAGCGCGTTGATCACCGTCCAGGCGAGGAAGGCGCCGAGCGCGTAAGTTAGGATGACCGCCGGCCCCGCCATCTGAATAGCTGCGCCCGATCCCAGCAGCAGGCCGGTGCCAATCGAGCCGCCGACGGCCACCATCGCCATTTGCCCGGCGCTG is part of the Terriglobales bacterium genome and harbors:
- a CDS encoding amino acid permease, whose product is MSESADAQSTAERAISTQEAGLRRQLSAGQMAMVAVGGSIGTGLLLGSGAAIQMAGPAVILTYALGAFLAWTVINALGEMASVHPAAGSFGVYADLYLNNWAGFVVRYGYWLSLVVAIGSELVAAATYTHFWFPALPTVLMVAVFAIGLLVVNLRPVHDYGRIEYWFSMIKVITIVIFVLLGASLLLTGKVAPQYRAEGGGFLPHGPASPLLAISFALFSFLGIEFLAVSSGEARAQSEIPRATRLAFALLTFVYVGATVVLVGVMPWQQAGVSQSPFVTVFQVARLPAVSQVMNFVVLTAALSGANASLYVAARMLFSLARSGYAPPQLGRLSAAGEPRAALLLSGIGILVAMLAAQYAPERAYLYIIEGSLFGGMLAWCISLLAHVSFRRRLPRTQVAALPMRAPGGAAMSIIGFVGIVIAIASTWWTPQSRVTVVSGLPGLLILSVGYLLVRRRRQP